The Budorcas taxicolor isolate Tak-1 chromosome 8, Takin1.1, whole genome shotgun sequence genome includes the window TCAACTAAATCCCTCAGGGATCATGTTAGAGTCAGTTGCTGATAAGCCAGTGCATCAACAACCCCCATATCCTAAGACCGTGGAAGACCAATTACAGCAAAAACCTACCCAGCTCTTCTGGGGTCTCCCATCTCTACACAGTGAGTCCTTGCCCTCTGCCATTCATGTCTCCAGTGACAGTTccttaaactttattttcaatagaaactcaAATGCCTCTACAGGCCAAGAATCCCCAGGACTTCCCCATCCCCAACCTCTGTCCTTGCCTGAGATTCAGCCTGAACCCTTGCCTCAAACCTTGCCTCAATCTCAGCCCCTACCTCTCACTCAGGTCCAGTCCCAAGCTGACCCAAAATCCCCACTCCTGGTCACACCACCTGGTCCTCTACCCCAGGTTAGGATCTGTGGAGTGTATTTCCACAGACCTCAGAATGAATCAGAATCTCTCTCCTCATCTGAAATTCAACAGCTGGAATGGAACGTGTTGCAGAAACAACAGGAAAGTTTGTGGGGCTTACCCTCTGTGATCCAAAGATCTCAGGAAGCCTTTTGTCCATTAGCACCTAACACTTCTCACCACCAGCACCCTCAGGCCCATGTTTCAGTCTCCATCCTTCCTGGGGAGTTTGCTCTCAGCGATGAACTTCGGAAGAAACTCGAGCATCACCTTCGAAAGAGGCTCATTCAACACCGGTGGGGCCTGCCCCGGAGAATCAGAGAGTCTGTGTCACTCATGTTGCCTCCAGATGGTTTTCTAGAGGCATCTATGTCAGAGAGCAGTGATGGAGTCTCACTGATCTCTGTGTTTAAGGGTCAGAGTAGCAAACATGTAAGTGTTGAATTGATTCAACCTGGAAGCTTCTGTGAGAGAAGCTCGGAAATGCTCCAGCTAGAGAAAGATGTGGGGAAAGATCAGGAACATAGCCAAGAGaatggtcaggaagatcacccgTTGAAAGACCCAAACAGCTCTTCAGATAAGGATCTGGGGCATGACTCTGAGAAAAACATAAACAGTCAGATCGTGAGTCTCTCAGAGAAAAATTTAAGGGGGTCAGCAGAGAGTCTACAACTTGAAAATGTCCTAAAAGTACATTTGAGTAAGAAGTTTGAGGAAATAAATGAGGGTCGACTCCCTGGGACTGTGCATAGTTCATGGCATGCCATCAAGCAAACATTGATGCTTTCTGCAAAATCCCACACCGAAATGAAAGAGAGAAGTTTGCCATCATCAGTGGGTGAGTGCTATTCCTTGAATACCTTCCAGGACCTGACTTTTGTTGATCCCAGTGCACAGCAGATGCTGGAAGCACATATTAAAAGGTTTCGTATGAGGATGTTGTGGGGCCTTCCTTCCAAGGTCCTTGAATCCATACAAATATTTAAACTGAAAGATGCCTCATCCCAGTCCTTGTCCCATGCCAGCTTTGCCTCCTCAACCAATGCGATTTCTGAGCCAGACTCCAAATTTGGGAACTCCAAGTCTTTTAGCAGAAGCTCTAAATCTTTCCATGGAAACAAAGTGGGAACAACCAATTCAGCCCCTGTCCTGGGTCACTGTCCGCCTGCCACCTCACCCGTGGGGAAAGGAGGACAGAGGGTCCTGAGACAATCACACTCTGCTGtcaaccatgaacttgcagaggATGTTCAGAAAATTAAGGATCCCAGACAGATTCGTCTGCCTGTCTCACTCTGCATCACAGGGAGAGGAAGTCATAGACAGGTGCAACTAGCTGATGGATATCCCCAAAAGCCACTTGCAAAGCAAGCTGGAGCCAGATTTGAGCCACAGTATAAGAGTATGAGTTCCAGTGATAAAGGAAAAATGCAACAGGGCAAAAAGGTGAAGTCAGAACCTGTTTCTATGCCCAAAGTGTCTAGGGAGATATTCAAGGCTGAGGAGCTTGAGTCTCTTCAATTAAAAACGAATGACATGTTGACAACCAACAAATCAGGGAGCTCCCAAATAACAAATGTGAATGAGAATAAAGCAGAAACTACTGTGACCACTGAAAGCCCCCCACCCAAACTACCAGTTCCCCAAGATCCTAAACGCGTATCCCTTAAAGAACAACTGCTTGATGAGTTAAAGTTTAGattggagaagagaaagcataGCCAAGCTCAAAGCCAACCCACGGACATGTTCCTTGCTTCAGATAACTTGACTTACAAGGCCTCACTGACTCCTGCCCAGGGCGTCTCAGGTGGGGACACAGGAGAGTCCCAGGTGCTGCATGTCCATgtggaagacagaggaatcaggatggagcagcagcaggaacccTGGGTCCCTAAGCATGGCTTCCAGAGGTGCCAGGATAAGAATTTCCCACCAACCGTGAAGAGAGTGAGCTCCCCAGGGTGCAGAGCAGAAGAGCTAGGTGGAGGGGATGCAGGGCTGGGGACATCCCAGCTTAGGAGGAAGAGTTTCCCTCCTCAGGAGACGGTACGAGAGGAGATGCTTGTGAGCAAGTCTTCccagatcttttcaaagaaaggaCGGTCTATTCCTGAAGGCcatatcagaaaaagaatgaagcactTTTTGCAGTGGCTGTATTGTGGAGAAAAATGCAAAAGGCaagatccccaggaaaagggCAGCCCCATATCAAGCGTGCAGAACAGATGCCTAGTTAAAAGTAGATCCGCTGCTACTGGATCAACAGAGGCTCAGAAAATCGTGACAGACATCAGGAAGTTCCTAGAGGAGAAACTGGGGTATCGGCATGCATTAGGTGCCACCAGCTCTCAAGAGGACCCTCCCCTGGTGCCCTTTGGGCAATCTCAAAAAAAGGCTGGAGTACAGGTCCACACAGAGCCTGTCCGGGGACATCCTTTCAACTCCAAGGCTCCCTCTAAAGTGACAAATACCAAGTCCCGCCACCAAGAAGCTATCTTGGCTGGTCAGAGCTATCCTCCAAGTACAAGGcagatcagaaacaagaaaagacaGCCCCAGAAAGCTGTGGCATTTAAGGACCAGCAATTGCATGAGAAACATCCCCCACCAGTGCCCCACAGGGAGCCTGTGCCCCACCCAAGCCCCACCCACAGGTGTCAAGCTGGCCAGGCCTGTCCAGCTGCACCCACCACTGCTGAAGGCAATGTATCCAGAGATCTGTCTCTACTGTTTAGACAAAAAACACTTCTCCAGAATTTCCAAGGAGGAAAACTTCCCATCTAAAAATAATTCCTTCCTTGTGGAGAATGTTGATCCTCCCtataaatatttctctaataGCAAGATTTTCTGTGTACTGTGTtgagggcatgggtttgggtaactCAGGGATTATATCTAAGGGAAGAATATAGTTTTGCTCTTACTTACTGCTTCCTTTGGCTTTGGCTCAAAGGTGACCAATCCTCTGGATTTCTTGTTGAGAAATAGATATcatgtgccccccacccccaccctctgcaaAAGACCATTTCCTCCTTGATGACGTTTGAGGAGATGGGCTTTGTCTGCTGCCTCTTAGCTTAGCCTTAAAGAAAATGTATAGCAGACCACACACCTCCCTCACTGAATGTTTTACATCCTTTAGAGAAGTAGGAAAGACAGGTCTTCTATATCTGAAGAGGCTTAAGGACGGGTTTAGTTTCTGAAAATAATCCTGAAGAAGAAACAAATCTTAATCGTTATTGAGAACTCAGTGACCAAGGCTCCTACATGGGCCTGAATCCCTTGAATGGCAGTGTTTGGGTGTGGATGTTACTGTACTGGATGCTGGGCTGGTTGCCGAAGGGTCCAGGAACCGCATAAAAGCTGCTTAAGAATCCGTTTCACATGGGTCATGTTAATGTAATGTTTTGGTCAGAAAAGCATACTTTAAACTTGACATTGAGGTTTCCCTATGAGAAAGACACTTTGGGGAAATGGTTCCCTTCCTTGGGTATTTTTTTCAGGCTGCTCAGTTGCTGAATTTTTTTACAGAGCAAAATCACCACTCCAGCTGTCAGTGGTAGGAATGTTGGCTAGGCAGTCCCCTATCTTCCAGGGTAaaatacagctgctgctgctgatgctaagttgctttagtcgtgtctgaccctgtgcgaccccacagacagcagcctaccaggctctcctgtctctgggattctccaggcaacaatactggagtgggttgccatttcttctccaatgcacgaaagtgcaaaatgaaagtgaaagcgctcagtcgtgtcctactctgtgggaccccatagacggcagcccaccaggctctcccatccattcgatttttcaggcaagagtactggagtggggtgccattgccttctccaaaatacagCTGAGAGTTAAGGGAAAGATGTCTTAAAAGTGAGACATCTGAAAGAATGTACTTGCTGGTGGAACAAAGGTTAATGCCTTATTATTCCCATATTGTGACCCTGTCCTGCTCCCCCACTCCTCAATTTGATCCAAGCACCACATCCTTGAGGCTGAGAGAAGAGCACAGCACACTGATGCTTTATACCAGAAAGGCATGAGGGCATCTTAGAGTACTGAAACAGCATCTCCAAGGATGTCATCAAGATGGCATCCCCCTCTTTGGGGAAGGTGGTGAAGGTGATAGTAGTGCTTTCCTTCCATCTGTGTTTGATGGCAATATACAAGATACTGCCCTTAGTGCGTACAGGTCACCAAGCAGGATGAAGGTGCCACCTTTGATATTAATAGCCTTGGTGGAGCCATGGTAGACCTCCCCCAGAATACCTGCAGCTCATGAACCAGAGGTGAGTCCTAGAACTATGCCCTGGGGTTATAGATATTTGGGATTCACCATGGACCTTTTTTCGGCCAAGGCTGCACACCCACCCACCCTTACAAGGAGGTCTAGAGAGGGAGGGAAACTCCAATACAGACTGGGACTCAAAAAGCTGGTGAGtatcctcattcagttcagtcactcagtcgtgtctgagtctttgcgaccccatgaatcgcagtacgccaggcctccctgtccatcaccaactcccggagttcacccagattcatgtccatcgagtcagtgatgccatccagccatctcatcctctgtcgtccccttctcctcctgcccccaatcactctcagcatcagtgtcttttccaatgagtcacttttcctcttcgcatgaggtggccaaatactggagtttcagctttagcatcagtccttccaaagaaatctcagggctgatctccttcagaatggactggttggatctccttgcagtctaagcgactctcaagagtcttctccaacaccacagttcaaaagcatcaaatcttcggcactaagctttcttcacagtccaactgtcacatacatacatgaccactggaaaaaccatagccttcactagacggacctttgttggcaaagtagtgcctctgctttt containing:
- the LOC128052006 gene encoding spermatogenesis-associated protein 31D1-like; the protein is MSPGTSFFSFCSQRQGRTRRRRKGGTLRGWRFHQIETEEKTKLISILKSPLGRHDDTIRFRQLLCPDPFCEVCNNATAEVNWLLFPETLEDSASSMSPLASTAPVADSSLTLSPAFSAVSPGDLVPASLPEPSPLPLSILSPSSMTPLADFLSPSPLGHTLALEPFTSLDSEFSVDYSSPQPLAFPPLLPHDMQTACPVLPPEATLSLNTIFSLDPTLSHDINLLSDLSQAMKPADSFAPPSLSILPQPDCTLTVTQSKSVAILLTPVPENLPTESPGVLSPYVPTLTGIDHSSLSISDFSWWQAHAKDLIPSTLAQCDFNQEFLALHSSEASFGGDPAANLIEPGNLSCLSPDVLALLERQVQKRSDFLMWKEKEKKKDSFPEQLRPDYQLNPSGIMLESVADKPVHQQPPYPKTVEDQLQQKPTQLFWGLPSLHSESLPSAIHVSSDSSLNFIFNRNSNASTGQESPGLPHPQPLSLPEIQPEPLPQTLPQSQPLPLTQVQSQADPKSPLLVTPPGPLPQVRICGVYFHRPQNESESLSSSEIQQLEWNVLQKQQESLWGLPSVIQRSQEAFCPLAPNTSHHQHPQAHVSVSILPGEFALSDELRKKLEHHLRKRLIQHRWGLPRRIRESVSLMLPPDGFLEASMSESSDGVSLISVFKGQSSKHVSVELIQPGSFCERSSEMLQLEKDVGKDQEHSQENGQEDHPLKDPNSSSDKDLGHDSEKNINSQIVSLSEKNLRGSAESLQLENVLKVHLSKKFEEINEGRLPGTVHSSWHAIKQTLMLSAKSHTEMKERSLPSSVGECYSLNTFQDLTFVDPSAQQMLEAHIKRFRMRMLWGLPSKVLESIQIFKLKDASSQSLSHASFASSTNAISEPDSKFGNSKSFSRSSKSFHGNKVGTTNSAPVLGHCPPATSPVGKGGQRVLRQSHSAVNHELAEDVQKIKDPRQIRLPVSLCITGRGSHRQVQLADGYPQKPLAKQAGARFEPQYKSMSSSDKGKMQQGKKVKSEPVSMPKVSREIFKAEELESLQLKTNDMLTTNKSGSSQITNVNENKAETTVTTESPPPKLPVPQDPKRVSLKEQLLDELKFRLEKRKHSQAQSQPTDMFLASDNLTYKASLTPAQGVSGGDTGESQVLHVHVEDRGIRMEQQQEPWVPKHGFQRCQDKNFPPTVKRVSSPGCRAEELGGGDAGLGTSQLRRKSFPPQETVREEMLVSKSSQIFSKKGRSIPEGHIRKRMKHFLQWLYCGEKCKRQDPQEKGSPISSVQNRCLVKSRSAATGSTEAQKIVTDIRKFLEEKLGYRHALGATSSQEDPPLVPFGQSQKKAGVQVHTEPVRGHPFNSKAPSKVTNTKSRHQEAILAGQSYPPSTRQIRNKKRQPQKAVAFKDQQLHEKHPPPVPHREPVPHPSPTHRCQAGQACPAAPTTAEGNVSRDLSLLFRQKTLLQNFQGGKLPI